In the genome of Monodelphis domestica isolate mMonDom1 chromosome 2, mMonDom1.pri, whole genome shotgun sequence, one region contains:
- the LOC100013336 gene encoding histone H4, which yields MSGRGKGGKGLGKGGAKRHRKVLRDNIQGITKPAIRRLARRGGVKRISGLIYEETRGVLKVFLENVIRDAVTYTEHAKRKTVTAMDVVYALKRQGRTLYGFGG from the coding sequence ATGTCTGGAAGAGGGAAAGGTGGCAAAGGTTTGGGTAAAGGGGGTGCTAAGCGGCACAGGAAGGTCCTCCGCGATAACATCCAGGGAATCACCAAACCTGCCATTCGTCGCCTGGCTCGGCGCGGTGGCGTCAAGCGTATCTCGGGGCTCATCTATGAGGAGACCCGCGGCGTGCTGAAGGTCTTCCTGGAAAACGTGATCCGGGACGCCGTCACCTACACGGAGCACGCTAAGAGGAAGACTGTCACCGCCATGGATGTAGTCTACGCTCTCAAGCGCCAGGGCAGAACCCTTTACGGATTCGGCGGCTAA
- the LOC100013379 gene encoding histone H4: MSGRGKGGKGLGKGGAKRHRKVLRDNIQGITKPAIRRLARRGGVKRISGLIYEETRGVLKVFLENVIRDAVTYTEHAKRKTVTAMDVVYALKRQGRTLYGFGG, translated from the coding sequence ATGTCCGGacgaggaaagggaggaaaagggcttggcaagggTGGTGCCAAGCGGCATAGAAAAGTGCTCCGCGATAATATCCAGGGTATCACCAAGCCTGCCATTCGCCGTCTGGCTCGGCGCGGCGGCGTCAAGCGTATCTCAGGGCTCATCTACGAGGAGACCCGCGGTGTGCTGAAGGTTTTCCTGGAGAACGTGATCCGGGACGCCGTCACCTACACCGAGCACGCCAAGAGGAAGACAGTCACCGCCATGGACGTGGTCTACGCGCTCAAACGTCAGGGCAGAACCCTCTACGGATTCGGCGGCTAA